From the genome of Chlorocebus sabaeus isolate Y175 chromosome 2, mChlSab1.0.hap1, whole genome shotgun sequence, one region includes:
- the LOC140708563 gene encoding uncharacterized protein isoform X3 has product MVPRATTFLSVLQRPPGTRRHDRHGAFLALPAQLFYARRRRSYMLATCRCPGTAAHLTAVGGSYGDCSGPERIPLILMAFVNYGGGKYWYLKHISWNELTVADLMFPCDLCTAMKMLKIQIAAENCVEKSPVNLYMNYPGEFQ; this is encoded by the exons ATGGTTCCCCGGGCCAcgacctttctctctgtgttGCAGAGACCACCTGGGACCCGTAGGCACGACAGACACGGA GCTTTTTTGGCTTTGCCTGCCCAGCTGTTCTatgccaggaggaggaggagttacATGCTGGCAACTTGCAGATGTCCTGGGACTGCCGCTCACCTCACTGCGGTTGGTGGCAGCTACGGAGACTGCAGCGGGCCAGAACG GATCCCTCTCATACTCATGGCCTTTGTCAATTATGGAGGAGGAAAATATTGGTACTTGAAACACATTAGTTGGAACG AGCTGACGGTGGCTGACCTCATGTTCCCATG TGACCTCTGTACTGCAATGAAGATGCTCAAAATTCAGATTGCCGCAGAAAATTGCGTGGAGAAGTCTCCTGTTAATCTTTATATGAATTATCCTGGTGAATTCCAATGA
- the LOC140708563 gene encoding uncharacterized protein isoform X1 produces MVPRATTFLSVLQRPPGTRRHDRHGVTDTTGGQGSAFLALPAQLFYARRRRSYMLATCRCPGTAAHLTAVGGSYGDCSGPERIPLILMAFVNYGGGKYWYLKHISWNELTVADLMFPCDLCTAMKMLKIQIAAENCVEKSPVNLYMNYPGEFQ; encoded by the exons ATGGTTCCCCGGGCCAcgacctttctctctgtgttGCAGAGACCACCTGGGACCCGTAGGCACGACAGACACGGAGTAACGGACACCACGGGAGGACAGGGCTCT GCTTTTTTGGCTTTGCCTGCCCAGCTGTTCTatgccaggaggaggaggagttacATGCTGGCAACTTGCAGATGTCCTGGGACTGCCGCTCACCTCACTGCGGTTGGTGGCAGCTACGGAGACTGCAGCGGGCCAGAACG GATCCCTCTCATACTCATGGCCTTTGTCAATTATGGAGGAGGAAAATATTGGTACTTGAAACACATTAGTTGGAACG AGCTGACGGTGGCTGACCTCATGTTCCCATG TGACCTCTGTACTGCAATGAAGATGCTCAAAATTCAGATTGCCGCAGAAAATTGCGTGGAGAAGTCTCCTGTTAATCTTTATATGAATTATCCTGGTGAATTCCAATGA
- the LOC140708563 gene encoding uncharacterized protein isoform X2 — protein MWCYQSPLQAPVPGPLGPKGEAGLRRVDAFLALPAQLFYARRRRSYMLATCRCPGTAAHLTAVGGSYGDCSGPERIPLILMAFVNYGGGKYWYLKHISWNELTVADLMFPCDLCTAMKMLKIQIAAENCVEKSPVNLYMNYPGEFQ, from the exons ATGTGGTGTTACCAGTCTCCACTCCAGGCCCCAGTTCCTGGTCCGCTTGGACCAAAAGGAGAGGCTGGACTTCGGAGGGTGGAT GCTTTTTTGGCTTTGCCTGCCCAGCTGTTCTatgccaggaggaggaggagttacATGCTGGCAACTTGCAGATGTCCTGGGACTGCCGCTCACCTCACTGCGGTTGGTGGCAGCTACGGAGACTGCAGCGGGCCAGAACG GATCCCTCTCATACTCATGGCCTTTGTCAATTATGGAGGAGGAAAATATTGGTACTTGAAACACATTAGTTGGAACG AGCTGACGGTGGCTGACCTCATGTTCCCATG TGACCTCTGTACTGCAATGAAGATGCTCAAAATTCAGATTGCCGCAGAAAATTGCGTGGAGAAGTCTCCTGTTAATCTTTATATGAATTATCCTGGTGAATTCCAATGA